A genomic segment from Sander vitreus isolate 19-12246 chromosome 3, sanVit1, whole genome shotgun sequence encodes:
- the cep126 gene encoding centrosomal protein of 126 kDa has protein sequence MQVGQGNFFFHSNSRLGPDGGLGDERQLLVEEQKLCRTRARKFFLETNRRRKALEERRKQKDVQEQRLIENILKQRRQRVQDATERFQRAHLPPSQRRRQSFRRNVPNIEDALNELQGSFSSYTRQPSFLSSNSNVSRSCSPSPKPPTVSKSSHRYALSAVEAYTKLLQEQSMTCFDNSQSPEKAQEKQQDHSPQDSQLSDSCNSESISSKDSLENEDLNQCTKNLQYSYSSFPFDSEKPQPDLRQQNDLCPPSDLTAFSAMMLLADNFPQSRKLHEPKQKTPMDSEGPNNKMHIPKASWGFTSVEQTPETETQPAPHNCNLLTLCEIISADPEHFEVNSSQNNPNDNIIVTNLVSPGNIALESPCPKQEAPLDLRQKGVHDDRQSKHPSVTEILLRDKNGNNADILFEAPPKPNSTTDNALQDRTLQQTGREKHNLSSLKEPSASINNLNKVSNSEPKPEKPINAASLQRACLSNIQSDTPKCLKCPEEEVQKLPVPARTSHSACGVRFIKGILKKQSKYMSGETTCVYGSGHFIFAKQVALAIRDSVELTRAKTKDAEGNNAVKKKLRWFDEVHVGQEDRELTMMKQIKGRSSKLSQSNNSPEDHQLSLATVSGASKPGPSMTPPASAGYHFTKQAWADVGVQVSLPQERPDEVKVARGSTRIAGPKVPRRERPSRAAAAPISSRTRKGTVIRAQSATEVSQIAKTQGKIMVPRPPPRMDPSGEEKTLSITRTPYGVDHASVSCKQALVSEQALHKYNSEDFPSPSTHNVIRTDSVTYTPLPPSYAYPMSKSNTKATPSTGHQEAQGSSRLRGMVYNDKGLCLDCTPTDEEISQLWHGVRSALATKEAMLRRQAADSGRVVRKACVEQSRQPPGSGNRRLPQPTQPTKQTTEPIRPFSNTYYMACPDQGLVSASQLHLAEVHAGGPLQDTDIVAAVETAQTQRLGTVQQRSQQQRLTTISLEEQKILLSLDRLNHQLYCVREHVGGNAGTHGLVLIDASSTREVKGTNHHKLRASSANNRSRCQKKL, from the exons ATGCAAGTTGGTCAGGGCAACTTCTTCTTCCACTC AAACTCGAGGTTGGGACCTGATGGAGGCCTCGGAGATGAGAGACAACTTCTGGTCGAAGAGCAGAAGTTATGCAGAACCCGAGCTCGCAAGTTCTTCCTGGAAACCAACCGACGCAGGAA GGCTCTGGAGGAGCGGCGGAAGCAGAAAGACGTGCAGGAGCAACGGCTGATAGAGAACATCCTAAAGCAACGCAGACAGCGAGTACAGGATGCAACCGAGCGCTTCCAGAGAGCCCATTTACCTCCTTCTCAGAGACGCAGACAAT CTTTTAGAAGAAACGTCCCAAATATTGAAGATGCACTCAATGAACTTCAAGGCTCCTTCAGTTCATACACCCGGCAGCCATCTTTCTTGTCCAGCAATTCTAACGTtagcag AAGCTGCTCTCCGTCCCCTAAGCCTCCCACAGTTTCTAAATCCTCCCACCGCTATGCCCTCTCTGCTGTGGAGGCCTACACCAAACTGCTGCAGGAGCAGAGCATGACTTGCTTCGACAACAGTCAGTCCCCTGAAAAGGCACAAGAGAAGCAACAAGATCACAGTCCACAG GACAGCCAACTGTCTGATAGCTGCAATTCTGAAAGCATTTCAAGTAAGGATAGTTTGGAGAATGAGGACCTCAACCAGTGCACAAAAAATCTACAGTATTCCTATTCATCATTCCCATTTGACTCAGAGAAACCCCAACCAGACCTGAGACAGCAAAATGACTTGTGTCCACCATCAGACCTCACTGCTTTCTCAGCGATGATGCTGCTTGCTGATAACTTTCCGCAATCAAGAAAACTGCATGAACCGAAGCAGAAAACACCAATGGATTCTGAAGGGCCCAACAATAAGATGCACATTCCTAAAGCTTCTTGGGGGTTCACATCTGTTGAGCAAACACCTGAAACGGAGACGCAGCCTGCTCCGCACAACTGCAACTTATTAACTCTTTGTGAAATTATTAGTGCAGACCCAGAGCACTTTGAGGTAAACTCCTCACAAAACAATCCCAATGACAACATCATCGTTACAAATCTAGTTTCTCCCGGCAACATAGCACTCGAGTCTCCATGTCCTAAACAAGAGGCTCCGTTGGATCTCAGGCAGAAGGGGGTGCATGATGACAGACAATCAAAACATCCATCAGTTACAGAAATTCTCCTACGCGACAAAAATGGCAACAACGCAGACATTTTGTTTGAGGCTCCCCCAAAGCCCAATAGCACAACAGATAATGCCTTACAAGACAGGACTCTTCAGCAAACaggaagagaaaaacacaatCTGTCATCCCTCAAAGAGCCTAGTGCTTCCATAAACAACCTCAATAAGGTTTCAAACTCAGAGCCCAAACCTGAGAAGCCCATTAACGCAGCATCGCTGCAGCGCGCATGCTTATCTAACATTCAATCAGACACTCCTAAGTGCCTTAAATGTCCAGAGGAGGAAGTGCAAAAATTGCCTGTTCCAGCGAGGACATCTCATTCAGCATGTGGAGTCCGATTCATTAAAGGAATCCTTAAAAAGCAGTCCAAATATATGTCAGGAGAGACCACGTGTGTGTACGGCTcaggacattttatttttgcaaaacAAGTAGCTTTAGCGATTAGAGACAGCGTGGAATTGACTAGGGCCAAAACTAAGGACGCGGAGGGCAACAACGCTGTCAAAAAGAAGTTACGCTGGTTTGATGAGGTACACGTGGGACAAGAGGACAGAGAACTGACCATGATGAAACAGATAAAAGGCAGGTCTTCCAAGCTCTCTCAGTCAAATAACAGCCCAGAGGACCACCAGCTAAGTCTCGCCACAGTCTCAGGGGCTTCCAAGCCTGGACCCAGCATGACCCCTCCGGCCTCCGCTGGTTATCACTTTACAAAGCAAGCGTGGGCAGATGTTGGGGTTCAAGTCAGCTTGCCCCAAGAACGGCCAGACGAGGTCAAGGTGGCACGGGGCAGCACCAGGATTGCCGGCCCCAAGGTCCCTCGGAGAGAGCGCCCTTCCAGAGCTGCGGCGGCTCCTATTTCCTCGCGGACTAGAAAGGGCACTGTCATACGAGCTCAATCTGCCACCGAGGTGAGTCAGATTGCCAAAACCCAAGGGAAGATCATGGTGCCCCGCCCACCTCCTCGGATGGATCCATCGGGGGAGGAGAAGACGCTGTCCATCACTAGGACTCCATATGGCGTGGATCATGCTAGTGTCAGCTGCAAACAAGCTCTGGTATCAGAGCAGGCCCTGCACAAATACAACTCGGAAGACTTTCCCTCACCTTCCACACATAATGTAATCAGAACAGATAGCGTTACGTACACACCACTACCACCCTCGTATGCCTACCCCATGTCAAAAAGCAACACGAAGGCCACGCCCAGCACAGGTCATCAGGAAGCTCAGGGCAGCAGCAGACTAAGAGGGATGGTGTACAATGATAAAGGCCTCTGTTTAGATTGCACTCCCACAGATGAGGAGATCTCACAGCTCTGGCACGGTGTCCGTAGTGCCTTAGCCACCAAGGAAG CCATGCTTAGAAGACAGGCGGCGGACAGTGGGCGGGTTGTGAGGAAAGCCTGCGTGGAGCAGAGCAGACAGCCTCCTGGCTCTGGGAACAGAAGGCTTCCTCAGCCCACTCAG cCAACGAAACAGACCACAGAGCCAATCAGACCGTTTTCCAATACTTACTACATGGCCTGTCCAGATCAAG GTTTGGTGAGTGCATCCCAGTTACACCTGGCTGAAGTACACGCTGGAGGCCCACTGCAAGACACGGATATTGTAGCTGCCGTGGAAACAGCCCAAACACAGAGGCTTGGCACGGTGCAGCAGCGCAGCCAACAGCAGAGACTCACCACCATTTCCTTGGAGGAGCAAAAAATCCTCCTCTCTCTGGACAGACTCAACCACCAGCTGTACT GTGTGCGGGAACATGTGGGGGGTAATGCTGGCACGCATGGCCTCGTACTTATTGATGCATCCTCT ACAAGAGAAGTGAAAGGCACAAACCATCACAAGCTTCGAGCATCCTCAGCTAACAACCGCTCTCGGTGCCAGAAGAAATTGTGA
- the trpc6b gene encoding short transient receptor potential channel 6 produces the protein MQQQQQQAVSKPRRQALRGAGYLYHAQPSCLSLTEELFLEAAEYGNIPEVRRMLEELPDLNINCVNYMGQNALQLAVANEHFEVTKLLLRKKELSRIGDALLLAISKGYIRIVEAILSHPAFADAQRLTNSPSQADTNDDFFAYDEDGTRFSHDITPIILASQCHEYEIVHILLMKGARVERPHDYFCQCRACSEQQRRDSFSHSQSRINAYKCLASPAYLSLSNEDPVMAALELSNELAVLANIEKEFKNDYKKLSMQCKDFVVGLLDLCRNTEEVKAILNGDTESRQSSETAGRQNLIRLKLAIKYEVKKFVAHPNCQQQLLSIWYENLSGLRQQTTAVKSLLVLGVFVGLPVLSFMYWIAPSSKIGKLMCGPFLKFVAHAASFMIFLCLLVLNTADRFEGTSLLPNMTTHDHPSQLFRMKTTPFTWMEILIISWVIGKIWKECRDIWSQDIREYISEPWNLLDFSILTIFMTSFIARLMAFWHAYSAQCYVDKHYTDLSNKTLPFEIQYFQLARINWMPSDPQLISEGLYSIAVVLSFSRIAYILPANESFGPLQISLGRTVKDIFKFMVIFITVFVAFMVGMFTLYSHYLGAKHNDAFTTLEESFKTLFWAIFGLSEVKSVVINIDHKFIENTGYVLYGLYNIIMVIVLLNMLIAMFNSSFQEIEDDSDVEWKFARAKLWFSYFEHGGTLPVPFNLVPSPRSVVSLLLGIREFLWDVPKGKSKENANDEPELNKDIMNRLIKRYILKAQRDKDNDEINEGELKEIKQDISSLRYELLERANHDMETLAQIIRQMGEVMHV, from the exons atgcagcagcagcagcagcaggctgtaTCCAAACCCAGGAGACAAGCGTTACGGGGAGCCGGTTACCTGTACCACGCTCAACCCTCCTGCCTTTCCCTGACAGAGGAACTCTTCTTAGAAGCTGCAGAATATGGCAACATTCCTGAAGTCAGGCGGATGCTGGAGGAGCTGCCAGACCTCAACATCAACTGTGTGAATTACATGGGCCAGAATGCACTGCAGCTGGCAGTTGCCAATGAGCACTTCGAGGTAACTAAGCTCCTACTTAGGAAGAAAGAGCTCTCTAGAATAGGAGACGCATTGCTTTTAGCCATCAGTAAAGGCTACATCCGTATAGTGGAAGCCATACTGAGCCATCCGGCCTTTGCAGATGCTCAGAGGCTGACTAACAGTCCCAGCCAGGCGGACACAAACGATGACTTCTTTGCCTATGACGAGGACGGCACACGTTTCTCACACGACATCACTCCCATCATCCTGGCCTCTCAGTGCCATGAGTATGAAATCGTTCATATACTGCTTATGAAGGGGGCCCGTGTAGAGCGGCCCCATGACTACTTCTGCCAGTGCAGGGCCTGCAGCGAGCAGCAGAGGCGTGACTCCTTTAGTCATTCACAATCCCGCATCAATGCATACAAATGTCTGGCCAGTCCAGCGTATCTGTCCCTCTCCAATGAAGACCCAGTGATGGCGGCTCTGGAGCTGAGCAATGAGCTGGCAGTTCTGGCAAACATTGAGAAGGAGTTCAAG AATGATTACAAGAAACTGTCCATGCAGTGTAAAGACTTTGTGGTGGGACTCCTGGATCTGTGTCGAAACACAGAGGAAGTGAAGGCCATCTTAAATGGGGACACTGAATCACGTCAAAGCTCTGAGACCGCCGGCAGACAAAACCTCATCAGGTTAAAACTTGCAATAAAATACGAAGTTAAAAAG ttTGTGGCACATCCAAACTGCCAACAGCAACTCCTCTCCATCTGGTACGAGAACTTGTCTGGACTCCGTCAGCAGACCACAGCAGTTAAAAGCCTCCTAGTCCTTGGTGTCTTTGTCGGGTTGCCTGTCCTGTCCTTTATGTACTGGATAGCACCGTCAAGTAAG ATAGGGAAACTCATGTGTGGACCGTTCCTGAAGTTTGTGGCCCATGCAGCCTCCTTTATGATATTTCTATGCCTGCTGGTCCTGAACACGGCAGACCGCTTTGAGGGAACGTCGCTGCTGCCTAACATGACCACCCATGATCACCCCTCACAACTGTTTCGTATGAAGACCACCCCCTTCACCTGGATGGAGATTCTCATCATATCCTGGGTCATAG GGAAGATCTGGAAAGAATGTAGAGATATTTGGTCGCAGGACATCAGGGAATACATCTCAGAACCCTGGAACCTTCTGGACTTCAGTATTTTGACCATTTTCATGACCTCTTTCATTGCCAGATTAATGGCTTTCTGGCATGCATATTCTGCCCAGTGTTACGTTGACAAGCACTACACGGACCTGTCCAACAAGACCTTGCCCTTTGAGATACAGTATTTCCAGCTGG CTCGAATCAACTGGATGCCCTCAGACCCGCAGCTTATTTCTGAAGGCCTGTATTCAATCGCAGTCGTGTTGAGTTTCTCTCGCATTGCATACATCCTTCCTGCCAACGAGAGCTTCGGACCTTTGCAGATCTCTCTGGGAAGAACAGTTAAAGACATCTTTAAGTTCATGGTGATTTTCATAACCGTTTTCGTGGCTTTCATGGTGGGAATGTTCACTCTGTACTCGCACTACCTTGGAGCCAAGCATAACGATGCCTTCACAAC GCTCGAAGAGAGCTTCAAAACCCTATTCTGGGCCATCTTTGGCTTGTCGGAAGTGAAATCGGTGGTCATTAACATCGACCATAAGTTCATTGAGAATACTGGCTATGTTCTGTACGGGCTTTACAACATCATCATGGTGATTGTCTTGCTGAATATGCTCATTGCCATGTTCAACAGCTCCTTCCAAGAAATTGAG GATGATTCAGATGTTGAGTGGAAGTTTGCCAGAGCTAAGCTCTGGTTCTCGTACTTTGAGCACGGCGGCACACTGCCTGTGCCCTTCAACCTCGTACCCAGCCCCAGGTCTGTGGTTTCCCTCTTGCTGGGGATAAGGGAATTTCTCTGGGATGTACCTAAAGGcaaaagcaaagaaaatgcaaatgatGAGCCGGAGCTTAACAAG GATATAATGAATCGCCTCATCAAAAGATACATCTTAAAAGCACAGAGAGATAAAGACAACGATGAAATAAATGAAG GTGAACTGAAGGAGATCAAACAGGACATCTCCAGTCTCCGCTACGAGCTGCTGGAAAGGGCCAACCACGACATGGAGACACTGGCACAGATCATCAGGCAAATGGGAGAAGTCATGCATGTTTAG